The following nucleotide sequence is from Deltaproteobacteria bacterium.
AAATCACTTCGGTGAATTTGTTGATGCTGCTCGTTTAGAGCCAGTCGCGGTCACCAAATATGACAAACCAGTTGTCGTAATTGGTCGGCCCCCATCGAGTGGTCCAGGTGGAATGTTAGTTCAGAGTTGGCCTTTTCGCTAGTTGGAGCGTGGCCGGCGGCGCTGGTCGGCGTAGCGCAGCCGGCCACGCC
It contains:
- a CDS encoding type II toxin-antitoxin system prevent-host-death family antitoxin; protein product: MPPADAKNHFGEFVDAARLEPVAVTKYDKPVVVIGRPPSSGPGGMLVQSWPFR